The Candidatus Rubidus massiliensis DNA segment GGACACCGGAAAATGACGCATTAACCACTCTCTAAATCCTTCAGGGTCCCAAGCTCCTTCTTCAGAATGATTTTGGAAGAATTGCCCCGCACCCACTGCTATTACATCATAGATTAATTGCTCGGCAAATCTACCCACTTCATCCGTGCGAATAATTTCATTTCTAAAAGAATAGATTTCTTGCCTTTGCTTATTCATCACATCATCATACTCTAAAGTATGCTTACGCATAGTGAAGTTTTTTTGCTCTATCCTCTTTTGAGCAGTTGCAACAGAATGATCTAAGATAGGAGCAGATATGGCTTCCCCTTCTTCTGGCCGAAAACGATGTAAAAAGCCTGTTAGACGAGGCGATGCAAATAAACGCAATAAATTGTCTTCAAATGAGATGAAAAACTTAGAAGAACCTGGATCTCCTTGACGAGCGCAGCGACCACGTAATTGTCGATCGACGCGACGTGATTGATGACGAGTTGTACCAATTACATGCAAACCACCAAGTTCTGCTACCCCTTTTTCTAGTTTAATATCGGTACCTCTACCTGCCATATTTGTAGAAATAGTAATAGCGCCTCTTTTGCCTGCCATAGCAATAATTTCGGCTTCTCTTTCGTGTTGCTTTGCGTTAAGAATCGTATGCTCTAATTTGTTCAAACGAAAAATACGAGATAATTTTTCTGAAACTTCAACAGATTCTGTTCCTATAAGAATGGGTCTTCCTTGAGCATGAATTTGCATCACTTCTTTTAAAATAGCATTGTATTTTTCCCTTTCGGTCATGTAAATTTCATCATTGGCGTCTTTTCTAAGACAAGCTCTATGGGTTGGGATTTCTAAAACATCGAGCTTATAAATTTGTTTCAACTCATTCGCTTCTGTGGAAGCAGTACCGGTCATCCCTGCCAATTTTTTGTACATTCTAAAGAAATTTTGCAGCGTAATGGTTGCATAGGTTTGTGTTTCTTGCTGGATTTTAACAGCTTCTTTAGCTTCTATCGCTTGATGTAGTCCGTCAGCGAAACGACGTCCTGGTTGAGGTCTACCTGTATTTTCATCGATAATGACTATTTTTCCATCTTCTATGATGTAATCATTATCTTTTTCCATTAATAGGTGCGCTCTTAAAAGCTGTCGTAAGTTATGAGCTCTTTCTTTCCTAAGCGCATCTTCTTGCTGCACTTGTAATTTTCTTTGTACTCTTTGCTCTTCGTTCAATTCTTTATTTTCATCGATCAAGGCATATTCATGACTGATATCTAACATGACAAAGTCGTCTTCACTTTCACCCGTACTTTGATGCCATGCATTTATTCCTTTATCAGTGATTTCATAATCATTACTTTTTTCATCAATAATAATAAAAAGATCTGACAAAGCCTTGTGTTTATCTTCTTTATTTTGTTCTGCATAATAATGAAGATCCCATTCATCAATGGCTTTGCGAACATCTGGGTCTTCTTTAAATCTTTTCAAAGTTTTATTTTGTGGAGTACCTTTAGAAACTAACCATAATTTGTGACAAGCTTCTTTAAATTGCGTTAATTTAAGCTTATCATTTGTCACTATTTGCCCATCAACTAGCAAAGTATCGATTATTTTTCGAGCCTCTGAAACTAATCGATTGCAAAGATCGCGTTGTTTGCGAACTAAATCAGCCGCGCCATCTTTAAGCTGGTCATACATCTGACGACTGTCAGGAACGGGTCCTGAGATAATTAAAGGAGTCCTTGCTTCATCGATTAAAATAGAGTCGGCTTCGTCGATAATAGCATAATAAAAGCCTCTTTGCACTTGCTCTTCTTTTCTAGAGGCAATGGAATTATCGCGTAAATAATCAAATCCAAATTCAGAAGCTGTTCCATAAACTACATCTGTTTCGTAAACTGATTTTCTTTGATCCATAGGAGTGTCATTTGCAATCACTCCAGTGGATAAACCGAGCCATCTAAGTACAACTCCTGCCCACTGACAGTCCCTTTTAGCCAAGTAATCGTTTACAGTTACTAAGTGAACAGATTCTCCGACTAACGCATTTAAGTACAATGGCATCACAGCAGTTAGGGTTTTTCCTTCCCCTGTCTGCATTTCCGCAATTGTTCCATAGTGCATAGCAATAGCGCCAATGATTTGCACATCGAATGGAATCATATCCCATTTTTGATCATAACCTGAAACGTGAACATCTGTTCCACAAAGTCTTCTACAAGCACTTTTTACTACTGCATAAGCTTCAGGCAATAATTCATCAGTCGTTTCCCCTTTGGATAAACGCTCCTTGAATTCAATCGTTTTATGACGCAGTTCTTCATCGCTTAACGCTTGATATTGCACTTCCAATGCGTTTACTTTTTCGACAATTTTCTTATATTTATTAATTAAGCGATCTTGAGCCGTACCAAAAATTTTTCTTAAAAATTTAAACATATGCGTTGATCCAAGGTAAATAATTCTGATTTCTAGACTATTTCACTATAAAGTTGATTTAAGGTAAACCATCTATGGAAAGAGACTAACTATAATTTTAACTTTTGCACTCTTTATGCTCAAGTGCTAAAGCCATTCTTTGTCCGAAGAGACAACGAATTTCTATTCCCTGTTGAGAAGATTGGCATAAAACTTCATCAAATTTTAGACGTCCAGGCTCAAATAATAGAACCACAGTTGAACCTCCAAATTCAAAATATCCTTTTTCTTCTCCCTTTTTTACCAATTGATTGGTATATGTTTGGACAATACTTCCCACACAAGTAGCGCCCACTTCAATATAAAGGATTCGTCCATATAAGGGCGAATCTATAAGTGTTAAGCATCGCTTATTTTGACAAAATATTTCACTATTTTTTTTTAATGCGATAGGATTTACCGAATAAAGCCACCCATTAATTGCTTTTGTTTGGATCACTCTTCCATCACAGGGAAAGTGAAAACGATGATAATCTATTGGACATAACCTTCCGACAACTAAAGAGCCTTTTGCAAAGATTTGAGCTAAATTTTCATCTTGCAAAAACTCTTGTAAAGAAAATTGCTTGTTTTTAACAAAAAGACCTAACTTTTCATCAAAGTTCTCGAAAAATAAATAGCGCCCATCTGCTGGTATAATACAACTAGTTTTTAATGGATCTATAGGACGGCTGCTCGACTTTAATTTTCGGATAAAAAAGTCATTAAAAGAGGAAAAATCTTCTACTTCTTTTTCAAATTCACAACTATTGATATCAAAAGCTTGTATAAAGTTTTTTATTTTTTTTTTAGTCCAACTTCTTTTTTGCCACCATCCCACTGCTTTAGAGATAAATGGATATCTTAGCAATCTTAAACACTGCTTGCCAAGTTTATTGGATACCCACTCATCATTGTATAAAAACTGCAGTAATTCTTCTTGATAAATGGATTCTTTTTCAAGCTTTCCCGTTTCGCGATTTAAGTAATAAAGAGAGTTCATAACGATTTAACTTCAAAGTATTAAATAGGAAGGTTAAATAATGCTTTAAGGTTCTTTTTCATCTGATGATTGAAAAGATTACTATCCAATTTTTTTAAGTTAGCGACAAAATGAGCTATTTCAACTATGTAACTTGGTTCATTTTGTTTGCCTCTTTTACTCTGAGGAGCGAGGTAAGGAGAATCTGTTTCGATAAGCAGTTGCTCCAAAGGTACATATTTTGCCACTTCTTGAAGATCTAAACTTTTCTTAAAAGTAACAATGCCACTTAATGAAAGATACCATCCTCTATCGATGACTTTTTTTGCTTCTTCTAACGTTCCTGTAAAACAATGCAATACCCCTTGTCCTTTATACTCTTGGTCTAAAATTTCAAAAAAATCGTCAAAAGCGTTTCTACAGTGAATGACTACAGGTAAATTAAATTCTTGCGCTAGATGGAAATATTTAACTAAAAATTTTTTTTGAATTTCTTTAGGAGAATGTTCGTAATAATAGTCTAGACCAAACTCTCCTAAGGCTACAATTTGTTTATTTTTTGCAGCTTCTTTAAAAAGGGGAAAAAATTTTTCCCCTTCTTCTTCAATCGTATGAGGAGGAGTGGCGGCTGTATTGTACACCCAAGGATACTTAGTGGCTATCTCAAGACCCTTTTCAAAACTTTTTTTATCCGTGCAAATATTAATAATTGCTGCGACGTTTGCGTCTTTTGCTCTTTTTGCAAAGCTATCGACTAAATCAGTTAAAGTTTCACAGCTCAAGTGGGCATGAGAGTCAATATACATTCTACACTTTTTTTTCTTTCATATCGTCTAAATGTTGAATAACAGTATCTGCTGTCAAAACCTGAGGTAGCACAAGAGGTTGGGAATCTTCCATCCCTTCATATAATACATATAAAGGCACTCCACTTCTACCATGCTTTTTTAATTCAGCCGTTATAACTGGATCGTTACGAGTCCAGTCTGCTTTCATTTTTACTACTTTTTTCTCAGCAAACTTATCACTTACGTCTTTTTTATTAAAGACCATATGATTAGTTTGGCATATTAAACACCACTTAGCTGTAAAGTCAATAAATACTGGTATTCCTTGTTTTCTAAGTTCCGCTACACGTTCTGGAGAAAATGGTTCCCAATCTTCTTGAGTCGAAACAACTCTTTCCACTTCTACCCCTTGACTTGCTTGGTAAATAAGTGTGCCTCCCGTAACCATGCAAAAAGCTAAAATTCCTTTCACTGCAATCTTGGTCATTTTTTTCAAAGAGGAGTGTCCCCACTTGCCATAAACCCAACAGCCAACAGCAATAATAAAAAATGCACATAACAAAACAATTGAGGATAACAAAGTAGTTTGCGCACTAAATACCCAAACTAACCAGATCACTGTCGCCATCATTAAAAAGCCCATAGCTTCTTTAAAAATAACCATCCAAGCACCAGGCTTTGGCATAAACTTTAATAAAGATGGAACTCCTGCCAAAAGAAGGTAAGGAAATGACATTCCAAGTCCTAAGAATGTAAAGATTGAAAGAGATCCAATAGGTGGTAATGTAAGAGCGTAGCCCACAGCTGAACCTAAAAAAGGGCCTGTACAAGGCGTCGCTACAACCGTTGCTAAAACACCGCTTAAAAAAGACTGCGTAAACGCGCCAGATCGATTTGCATTAATCCCACCAGCTGCTGCCATAACAGATGTGCCCATTTCAAACACACCAAATAAATTTAATCCCATGACGAAAAGTAGAGTGGCTAATGCCCCTACAAAGATAGGTTCTTGTAATTGAAATCCCCATCCTACAGATGAGCCATAAGCTTGCAAAATCAATAAAACTGAAGCTAAAGCCCAAAAAGAAATTAAAACACCTAAAGAAAAGATAACTCCATGTAAAAAAGTCGTCTTTCGATCTTCGCCAGACATTTTTACAAAACCCATTACCTTAAAAGACATAACAGGCAATACACAAGGCATTAAGTTTAAAATCATTCCTCCCACAAAAGCAAACACCAGAGCCAACAAAAAGTTATTTTCCAGTTCATTATTATGAGAAATCGTCGGGTTCAAATTAGTGATAATTTGAGAAGAAGCGATAGGTTCAGAGGTATTGTTTAGAGGAATATTAATCTCAACAGCTTGTTGAGAGGGTGTAACAGTGTTGGCTTTTAAAACGACTACACCTTTTAAGTTAGAACTTGTCTCTTCCTCTTTATCTTTTAATATTAAAGCATATTCATTCGACTCACCAGAAGTTAGCACAGGATCTATAGTGTGATCGACCATGTCTCCTTTTTCTGGAAAAAACAAAGCTGTTTCATATTTTTTGCCTGACTTAGACGGGTGCTTAATTTGTACATAAATAAACCCATCTTTGCGAAAACCTGAAGCTTCCCATTTTGTTTCGGGAATTTTGTCTCTTGCTTGAGCAAATAATTGTTTATGCTCCGTATAAGAGGAAACTTGGTCTTTTGCAGGTAAAGTTATAGAAAGATCTTGAAAACCTGGTACACAATTTGAAGAAGAGCACATGACCCACTTTAAATTAGCTGTTAAAGTATGTTCTTTTAAGGCCAACTGCTCATTGGTATTAAATTTGGCTAAAAATGTGACAGTTTCTCCATAACCAAATCCATAGACTTCATCTTGTTTAAATCTTTGAGGATAAGGCCAATCGATTTTTTCTAGTTGAATCCCTTCAGGCAATTCCCAGTTAATCGAAAAAGGCATACCACTATCCCCTGGATTTTTCCAGTAAATATGCCAATCTTCTTTAACATTAACGTGCAGAGCGAGCCAAAAAGACTCACCGGGTTTTATAGTTTTATGTTCTGAGAGTAATTGCGTTTTTACAGCCTCCGTTTCTTGGGAAGCTTCTTCTAAACTCCAACTACTATTAACTGCTTCTTTTAGAGGGGGCTCATCTCCGTGCATAGGATAAATTGACAATAGAGCAACTGACATTAAGACCCACAACAATCGAAACATTCTGACCACCTTTCTTTTTACTTGCCTCTTGACAAATACCATATAGTTTTAGTATTCAATTCAGAGCAAGAATGTTACTTATTCAAAATTATTTCCCAATATTGAAAAAATTGAAAAAAACTTAATTTATTAAATCAATTAATTAATCAACTAATTAATAATTTTGAATCAATTAAGGTTATTAATAATAAAAAACTACAATAAAACAATAAATAACCTGTAATTTTAAAGGTTAATTAAATGAATGTAAATAAAAACTTTCTTTTAACAAATCCATTTATAGACGCTTATATTCAATCAGATTTTTTAGGAAAAGTCATTTTTATGGCCTTAATTACTCTTTCCATTATAAGTTGGATAGTAATCGTTTATAAATGTTGGCTCTTGGTAAAAATTAAAAAAGAATCAAAAAAAACAAAATTTTTTTTTAAAAATCATACAGTGATTCCCTTAACTCAAGAAAATTCCTTTTCGCCTGTGGATCCTTTTAATCAAATCTATCAAGTGGCCAAGAAAACGACTTTAGATCTTTTGAGTAAGAATTATCAATATAATGCGACAACGTTTTTATCTAGATCTGATATTGAATTAATCGAGGGACAACTCCAATCGCAGATCGCGCAGCAAACAAAAATTTTAGAAAAAAATCTTTTCTTTTTATCTACAATTGTAAGTCTGGCTCCTTTTCTTGGATTATTAGGAACTGTGTGGGGTATTTTGATCACTTTTGCAGGTCTTCAAAATCAAGGCATGAGTCAATCTAATCAAGTTATTTTAGGGGGATTATCTTTAGCTTTATCTACAACAGTTATTGGTTTAATTGATGCAATACCCGCCCTGATTGGTTATAACTATTTAAAAAACACCATTTATAATTACGAAATGGAGATGCAAACTTTTTCCACAGACATGCTCTCTTCTGTTGAAATGCAATACCGCAAAGTTGACGCATGATAAAAAAAAGAAATAACTACGTAATCGAAGAACCACCTATTAATTTAACCCCGCTAATAGATGTGGTATTCGTCGTTTTAATTATTTTTATTTTAATTGCACCTATTTTGGAAATCGACAAAATCAGCCTTGCCCAAAATAGTCAAAACGAATGGAAGCAAACATTAAAAAACCAAAGTCCTATGCTTATTCAGGTAAAAAAAGATAACTCCATTACCTTTAATCAGCAAAAAGTCAACTTAGTTCAATTAAAAGAATTATTAAAAAAAGCTAAAAATCATTACCCTAAAATAAATCCTCAACTATTTCAGGATAAGGAAGCACATTTTGGGATCTATCAAGCCATTAAAAATATTACAGAAGAATTGGGTTTTGAAGAGTTAGATGTGATTTTAAAACCGGCTTAAATTATGACAACAATAACGGTCGGACCTCTAAAGGCAAATTTAATTTTATTAAAAATTACTTTGATAGTTTTTTTTATTCATGTTTTTACGATTCTTTATTTTTTTCTTGATAAACCAAAATCCACTCAAATTTTAGCCCAAAATTCAAAAGTGTTAGTAAAAACAGTTCATTTAAAAAAAGAATTGCCTAAAGTGACCACTGAAAAAAATTTGACAAAGAAAGTTGAAGATAAAAAAGAAGAAACAATAGCAAAACCAAATCAAGCGCCTACCACAGTAAATAATGTAGAAAAGAAAAAACAACCAACTGAATCTGAAAATTTGCCAGCAAAAAAATCTTCTAAAGCTATTCAAAAAAAGAAAGAGTCGCCTGCCAAAAAAGATTCTAAAAAGGAAAATGAAGATACTTTTAAAAAGAGCTCAAACGAAAATAAGAATACCAATCAACAAGAACTTCTAGCTAAAGCGCAAGAAAGTATAGCAAGAATAGATAAGGTCAAATCCAAAGTTGATAAGTCTTTAGAAAAAACAATTATTGGACTTGAAGATTTGAAAATTGACCAGATTACTTTTGATCCAACTTCTAATTATGCAGAAAATACGTATACGTCCGAATTAGTTTATCGATTAAAAACGTTGTTGAAATTGCCAGAAGCTGGGATCGTACATATAAAGCTTATTCTTTCTTCTTCAGGAAAAGTAAAACAGGTGAGTGTTATAAAATCAACAAGCAAGAAAAATGAGATTCATATAAAAAAAGAAATCCCCAATATCGTATTCTCTCCTTTTGATAAATCGTTCGGGAATCAAACAGAACATGAATTTAACCTCCATCTAAGCCATGAATAAAACCATATTTTTCCTTCTTATTTGCCTCTACGCAAATATTTTTGCTAAAGACGACGTTATTTACGTTAAGCTAAATACAGAATCTTCTTTAGTACCACTTTACTTATCTGAAATAATTGATGATCAAGCGATCTACTCTCCAGAATATTTAAAAAAACTTTATGAAGTATTTCGTTTTGACCTTAACAATAATGGTTTTACATATGTTATTTCAAAGGATAAAAACAAAAAAGATTTCTTTGATTTAGATAAAGATATGGAAGAAATTAAAAAACTTGGCGCTAACTTCATAGTTAAAGCAAAAGTTTGGAAAAATCAATTATCGGTAAATGTATACTCACCCGTTTTACATATAGCAAAAACATTGGAAAATTTAGAGCTCAAAGGGGTCTTAGCTGAAGATAGAAGAAAAATTCATCAAATTACGGATCAAATTACTCAAACCTTTTTTCAAGCGATTGGAATTGCCAGTTCAAAAATTCTTTATACCTTAAAACAAAAAAATGAAGAGGGCAAGTGGAAGTCTGAAATATGGGAATCAGATTATGATGGCTATAACGCTAAGCCCATCATTGAGCAAAACGAAGGCTATTGTATTACTCCCATTTACTTACCCCCTAAAAGTCATGGGGTAACCGGATCTATATGCTACATTTCCTATAAAGCAGGACAATCAAAAATTTACTTTTCTTCAAAGAAAAATCCCTTAAGTCAACGATTTACTCTTTTAAAAGGTAATCAATTAATGCCTGCCATTTCTAGACAAAGAGATAAATTAGCCTTTATAAGTGATTTTACAGGTAATCCTGATATTTTTATTCAAGAATTTGACCCCGAAAAGGGCGCTATTGGAAAACCTCAACAAATATTTTCAGCTCGTCATGCAACGCAAGGCACCCCAACTTTCGATCCAACTGGAAAAAAAATTGCATTCGTATCAAACAAAGATGGTTCTCCTAAAATTTATTCTTTGGAAATTCCAAAACCTGGAACTAAATTAAATCAAATAAATATTAAACTTCTTACTAAACACAACCGAGAAAATTCAGCTCCAAATTGGTCTCCTGATGGGAAAAAAATTGCTTATTGCGCCATGACACAAGGTGTTAGGCAGATATGGATTTACGATTTAGAAAAAGAAGAAGAAATTCAGCTAACGCAAGGCCCTGGAAATAAGGAAAATCCATGCTGGGCAGCAAATAGCTTACACATACTCTTTAATTCAACTGGAAAAAACGGTTCAGAACTATTTTTGCTAAATCTAAATCAACCAAATGCAATAAAAATAAGCCAAGGAATAGGTGAAAAAAGGTTTCCTAGCTGGGAGCCAAAGGGAACTTAAAATTTTAGTGAGTTCATCTTGCACACACAAGGTTGTTTTGCTACTATAATTTCTTAAACTCATAGATGCATGAAATTTGACTGTCTGTAAGCTTCTTTATCTTAAGCTTTATTACTAAATGGGTTTATTTAACAAAATGAGCTTCTGAGGAATATATGAAAAATTCTTTCGTAAAAAATATATTATTAGCCACTCTAGCATTGTCAATTGTTAGTTGTGCTAGAAACACCGATGATGTTTGGGAAGACACAAGGACTGCTGGAAGACATGTCACAAGAGGTGTCAAAGCACTTGGAGGAAAACATGGTAGCTCTAGACAAGTTTGTTCTAGAGATCAATTTTACTGCGAACCAACTTATGTTAGACCCCGGCCTAG contains these protein-coding regions:
- a CDS encoding preprotein translocase subunit SecA, which translates into the protein MFKFLRKIFGTAQDRLINKYKKIVEKVNALEVQYQALSDEELRHKTIEFKERLSKGETTDELLPEAYAVVKSACRRLCGTDVHVSGYDQKWDMIPFDVQIIGAIAMHYGTIAEMQTGEGKTLTAVMPLYLNALVGESVHLVTVNDYLAKRDCQWAGVVLRWLGLSTGVIANDTPMDQRKSVYETDVVYGTASEFGFDYLRDNSIASRKEEQVQRGFYYAIIDEADSILIDEARTPLIISGPVPDSRQMYDQLKDGAADLVRKQRDLCNRLVSEARKIIDTLLVDGQIVTNDKLKLTQFKEACHKLWLVSKGTPQNKTLKRFKEDPDVRKAIDEWDLHYYAEQNKEDKHKALSDLFIIIDEKSNDYEITDKGINAWHQSTGESEDDFVMLDISHEYALIDENKELNEEQRVQRKLQVQQEDALRKERAHNLRQLLRAHLLMEKDNDYIIEDGKIVIIDENTGRPQPGRRFADGLHQAIEAKEAVKIQQETQTYATITLQNFFRMYKKLAGMTGTASTEANELKQIYKLDVLEIPTHRACLRKDANDEIYMTEREKYNAILKEVMQIHAQGRPILIGTESVEVSEKLSRIFRLNKLEHTILNAKQHEREAEIIAMAGKRGAITISTNMAGRGTDIKLEKGVAELGGLHVIGTTRHQSRRVDRQLRGRCARQGDPGSSKFFISFEDNLLRLFASPRLTGFLHRFRPEEGEAISAPILDHSVATAQKRIEQKNFTMRKHTLEYDDVMNKQRQEIYSFRNEIIRTDEVGRFAEQLIYDVIAVGAGQFFQNHSEEGAWDPEGFREWLMRHFPVSFPEGYFDQEYIEVEELEELAAKQIIQAFKDKIDRENAKVPVNLNNGQQVKNHSYEAIRDLIIRKNDQLWQEHLLTMDHLRSDVNLRSFGQRDPLMEFKHEAFALFDEFGKNLRTDIAQGMFRFEIIPYSHPSIQQILAGLQMETNRSFLSDLEKTTTNGESAPQPEEEIESNQREKLEPVVVGPKTGRNDSCPCGSGKKYKKCCGINSEE
- the psd gene encoding Phosphatidylserine decarboxylase proenzyme, translated to MNSLYYLNRETGKLEKESIYQEELLQFLYNDEWVSNKLGKQCLRLLRYPFISKAVGWWQKRSWTKKKIKNFIQAFDINSCEFEKEVEDFSSFNDFFIRKLKSSSRPIDPLKTSCIIPADGRYLFFENFDEKLGLFVKNKQFSLQEFLQDENLAQIFAKGSLVVGRLCPIDYHRFHFPCDGRVIQTKAINGWLYSVNPIALKKNSEIFCQNKRCLTLIDSPLYGRILYIEVGATCVGSIVQTYTNQLVKKGEEKGYFEFGGSTVVLLFEPGRLKFDEVLCQSSQQGIEIRCLFGQRMALALEHKECKS
- the ycfH gene encoding putative deoxyribonuclease YcfH, with protein sequence MYIDSHAHLSCETLTDLVDSFAKRAKDANVAAIINICTDKKSFEKGLEIATKYPWVYNTAATPPHTIEEEGEKFFPLFKEAAKNKQIVALGEFGLDYYYEHSPKEIQKKFLVKYFHLAQEFNLPVVIHCRNAFDDFFEILDQEYKGQGVLHCFTGTLEEAKKVIDRGWYLSLSGIVTFKKSLDLQEVAKYVPLEQLLIETDSPYLAPQSKRGKQNEPSYIVEIAHFVANLKKLDSNLFNHQMKKNLKALFNLPI
- the dsbD gene encoding Thiol:disulfide interchange protein DsbD precursor produces the protein MFRLLWVLMSVALLSIYPMHGDEPPLKEAVNSSWSLEEASQETEAVKTQLLSEHKTIKPGESFWLALHVNVKEDWHIYWKNPGDSGMPFSINWELPEGIQLEKIDWPYPQRFKQDEVYGFGYGETVTFLAKFNTNEQLALKEHTLTANLKWVMCSSSNCVPGFQDLSITLPAKDQVSSYTEHKQLFAQARDKIPETKWEASGFRKDGFIYVQIKHPSKSGKKYETALFFPEKGDMVDHTIDPVLTSGESNEYALILKDKEEETSSNLKGVVVLKANTVTPSQQAVEINIPLNNTSEPIASSQIITNLNPTISHNNELENNFLLALVFAFVGGMILNLMPCVLPVMSFKVMGFVKMSGEDRKTTFLHGVIFSLGVLISFWALASVLLILQAYGSSVGWGFQLQEPIFVGALATLLFVMGLNLFGVFEMGTSVMAAAGGINANRSGAFTQSFLSGVLATVVATPCTGPFLGSAVGYALTLPPIGSLSIFTFLGLGMSFPYLLLAGVPSLLKFMPKPGAWMVIFKEAMGFLMMATVIWLVWVFSAQTTLLSSIVLLCAFFIIAVGCWVYGKWGHSSLKKMTKIAVKGILAFCMVTGGTLIYQASQGVEVERVVSTQEDWEPFSPERVAELRKQGIPVFIDFTAKWCLICQTNHMVFNKKDVSDKFAEKKVVKMKADWTRNDPVITAELKKHGRSGVPLYVLYEGMEDSQPLVLPQVLTADTVIQHLDDMKEKKV
- the exbB_2 gene encoding Biopolymer transport protein ExbB, which translates into the protein MNVNKNFLLTNPFIDAYIQSDFLGKVIFMALITLSIISWIVIVYKCWLLVKIKKESKKTKFFFKNHTVIPLTQENSFSPVDPFNQIYQVAKKTTLDLLSKNYQYNATTFLSRSDIELIEGQLQSQIAQQTKILEKNLFFLSTIVSLAPFLGLLGTVWGILITFAGLQNQGMSQSNQVILGGLSLALSTTVIGLIDAIPALIGYNYLKNTIYNYEMEMQTFSTDMLSSVEMQYRKVDA
- a CDS encoding biopolymer transport protein ExbD; this translates as MIKKRNNYVIEEPPINLTPLIDVVFVVLIIFILIAPILEIDKISLAQNSQNEWKQTLKNQSPMLIQVKKDNSITFNQQKVNLVQLKELLKKAKNHYPKINPQLFQDKEAHFGIYQAIKNITEELGFEELDVILKPA
- a CDS encoding translocation protein TolB, producing MNKTIFFLLICLYANIFAKDDVIYVKLNTESSLVPLYLSEIIDDQAIYSPEYLKKLYEVFRFDLNNNGFTYVISKDKNKKDFFDLDKDMEEIKKLGANFIVKAKVWKNQLSVNVYSPVLHIAKTLENLELKGVLAEDRRKIHQITDQITQTFFQAIGIASSKILYTLKQKNEEGKWKSEIWESDYDGYNAKPIIEQNEGYCITPIYLPPKSHGVTGSICYISYKAGQSKIYFSSKKNPLSQRFTLLKGNQLMPAISRQRDKLAFISDFTGNPDIFIQEFDPEKGAIGKPQQIFSARHATQGTPTFDPTGKKIAFVSNKDGSPKIYSLEIPKPGTKLNQINIKLLTKHNRENSAPNWSPDGKKIAYCAMTQGVRQIWIYDLEKEEEIQLTQGPGNKENPCWAANSLHILFNSTGKNGSELFLLNLNQPNAIKISQGIGEKRFPSWEPKGT